From the Musa acuminata AAA Group cultivar baxijiao chromosome BXJ3-7, Cavendish_Baxijiao_AAA, whole genome shotgun sequence genome, one window contains:
- the LOC103992331 gene encoding F-box protein At3g56470-like has product MTNNGSELDPDRNALPPPNPHKSAVTTDKKQRREIESETRPTRYIPIDIVESLLTSMNPKDAMRLSVACKDWRATAPKFDPTMSKTPWLITTEFQNLTCSLRSVVDKEVTFKIELHGYPVTRTLFCNCSHGWLVVNPSNDSRMLLLNPFSRAWLQLPPCLLAPTFFLSMSSAPSNPDCVLLAHDFVNHLYVWRPGDQSWTFEKDVVELFDTIISFEGQFYTWNNHSGCLTIFRVLPLRLRKLMVPSPIDRSDYFKCITSLVECGGNILLVYVMENADESLVVVLFQLDLEKKMWIKLESLGDRALFMNIPFKHAFSVLASEARCCANCIYFTHLWQPSSEVEFISNNLDSHSIERFPKLVKRGRQQYSYSQFWITPNLS; this is encoded by the exons ATGACGAACAATGGATCCGAATTGGACCCCGATCGTAATGCCCTTCCTCCTCCCAATCCACACAA ATCTGCAGTCACAACCGATAAGAAGCAGAGGAGGGAGATCGAAAGTGAGACTAGGCCAACCAGGTACATTCCAATCGATATTGTGGAGTCTCTATTGACGTCGATGAACCCCAAGGATGCCATGCGCCTTAGTGTAGCATGCAAGGATTGGAGGGCCACCGCCCCGAAATTTGACCCGACGATGTCGAAGACCCCATGGCTAATCACCACAGAGTTCCAGAATCTTACCTGCAGCCTGCGGAGCGTCGTAGACAAGGAAGTCACCTTCAAAATCGAGTTACATGGCTACCCAGTGACGAGGACCTTATTCTGTAATTGCTCGCACGGTTGGCTGGTTGTTAATCCTTCCAACGACAGTCGGATGCTCTTGCTGAATCCCTTCTCTAGGGCGTGGTTGCAACTCCCACCTTGCTTGCTTGCACCCACGTTTTTCCTAAGCATGTCATCAGCTCCGTCGAACCCCGATTGTGTCCTTCTTGCACATGACTTCGTCAATCATCTGTATGTTTGGAGGCCGGGAGACCAGTCCTGGACCTTCGAGAAAGACGTGGTCGAACTTTTCGATACGATTATTAGCTTCGAGGGGCAATTCTACACATGGAATAACCATAGTGGGTGCTTAACGATCTTCCGAGTTCTTCCTCTTCGGCTCAGGAAGCTAATGGTGCCAAGTCCCATCGATCGTTCAGACTATTTTAAGTGTATCACGTCATTGGTTGAGTGTGGCGGAAACATATTGTTGGTCTACGTAATGGAGAATGCCGATGAATCCCTGGTCGTCGTCTTATTTCAACTAGATCTTGAGAAAAAGATGTGGATCAAGTTGGAGAGCTTGGGAGATCGAGCACTGTTCATGAACATTCCTTTTAAGCATGCATTTTCGGTCTTGGCTAGTGAAGCTAGATGTTGTGCTAACTGTATCTATTTCACTCATTTATGGCAACCATCTTCAGAGGTTGAATTCATTTCCAACAACTTGGATAGCCATAGCATCGAAAGATTTCCCAAACTTGTCAAACGCGGACGACAACAATATAGTTATAGCCAGTTCTGGATCACCCCAAACTTGagttga